The Haloarcula marina genome has a segment encoding these proteins:
- a CDS encoding sigma-70 region 4 domain-containing protein gives MTAAQAQLRDFEPDLSPLTEAEREVYEAVELGGFGVREYGRHTGRKPGTVGNLLGRARSKVDVEGVEWK, from the coding sequence ATGACCGCGGCGCAGGCACAGCTACGGGACTTCGAGCCGGACCTATCGCCGCTCACGGAAGCAGAGCGAGAGGTGTACGAAGCAGTCGAACTCGGCGGCTTCGGCGTTCGGGAGTATGGGCGACACACCGGGCGGAAGCCGGGGACTGTCGGCAACCTGTTGGGCCGCGCCCGCTCGAAGGTCGACGTTGAGGGGGTCGAGTGGAAGTGA
- a CDS encoding tyrosine-type recombinase/integrase yields the protein MTGPPSLSPREARDRYLDHRRTEASASSIKSWHYRLKHFVEWADDEGGIEDMRDLDGWTLDEYETHRRSAGVSAVTLNAEMQTFKNWLEYLARIEVVDDGLPEKVHVPGVPDGEDTNDEMLEQGDAYALIQSFRENPERRGTDKHALLELLWFTGCRVGAARSLDLRDYHSEEQYVEFRHRPGSGTPLKNDSDGERAVGLPPSVCEVLDTYVDQYRTEAHDDGRQPLFTTVQGRPAENTLRVWCYLATQPCLHELCPHGMERDTCEFVHVHHASKCPSSVSPHRVRTGSITWQRDMGLPAEVVGERVNATLEVIESYYDKATARQRLEQRRRPYIENLQLED from the coding sequence GTGACCGGCCCGCCGTCACTCTCGCCGCGTGAGGCGAGGGACCGCTATCTCGACCACCGACGCACCGAGGCGTCGGCGTCGTCCATCAAGTCGTGGCACTACCGACTGAAGCACTTCGTCGAGTGGGCCGACGACGAGGGAGGCATCGAGGATATGCGCGACCTCGACGGCTGGACGCTCGACGAGTACGAGACTCACCGCCGGTCGGCGGGCGTCTCGGCGGTGACGCTGAACGCCGAGATGCAAACGTTCAAGAACTGGCTGGAGTATCTGGCCCGCATCGAGGTGGTCGACGACGGCCTCCCCGAGAAGGTCCACGTTCCGGGCGTCCCCGACGGCGAAGACACGAACGACGAGATGCTTGAGCAGGGCGACGCCTACGCGCTCATCCAGTCGTTCCGAGAGAACCCGGAGCGTCGAGGGACGGACAAGCACGCCCTGCTGGAACTGCTTTGGTTCACGGGCTGTCGCGTCGGCGCGGCTCGTTCGCTGGACCTTCGAGACTACCACAGCGAGGAGCAGTATGTCGAGTTCCGCCACCGTCCGGGTTCGGGTACGCCGCTGAAGAACGACAGCGACGGCGAGCGAGCGGTAGGCTTGCCGCCGTCGGTGTGCGAGGTGCTGGATACGTACGTCGACCAGTACCGGACTGAGGCCCACGACGACGGGCGACAGCCGCTTTTCACGACGGTTCAGGGCCGACCGGCGGAGAACACCCTGCGCGTCTGGTGCTATCTCGCTACCCAGCCGTGTTTGCACGAGCTGTGTCCGCACGGGATGGAGCGAGATACCTGCGAGTTCGTCCACGTCCACCATGCGAGTAAGTGTCCGTCGTCGGTGTCGCCGCATCGGGTCAGAACGGGCAGTATCACGTGGCAACGGGACATGGGCCTCCCGGCGGAAGTCGTCGGGGAGCGCGTGAACGCAACGCTCGAAGTGATTGAATCGTACTACGACAAGGCGACGGCACGTCAGCGGTTGGAGCAACGCCGTCGGCCATACATCGAGAACCTACAACTGGAAGACTGA
- a CDS encoding SWIM zinc finger family protein yields MSRADRSWQASDDLPGMLGGPSTLSMPADWTLSTAWQRAQQEDDEGGAVNDAERIVSLSDGDDYHRVLWALTGRTLAAECDCAGYKFHSGWCAHVASLWWQWVRGGIVVTHLDTGRQYPAPPAWLRLDDDPTAYDHLTPAELDAFLTCDLGSLGVREYARLSGRSPGTIGNLLADAREKTEGRR; encoded by the coding sequence ATGAGTCGCGCCGACCGTAGCTGGCAGGCAAGCGACGACCTGCCCGGTATGCTGGGCGGGCCGTCGACGCTCTCCATGCCCGCCGACTGGACGCTGTCGACGGCGTGGCAACGCGCACAGCAGGAGGACGACGAGGGCGGCGCTGTGAACGACGCCGAGCGCATCGTCAGCCTGTCCGACGGCGACGACTACCACCGCGTTCTGTGGGCACTCACAGGCCGCACACTCGCCGCCGAGTGCGACTGCGCGGGCTACAAGTTCCACAGCGGATGGTGCGCTCACGTCGCCTCTCTGTGGTGGCAGTGGGTCCGTGGCGGCATCGTCGTGACCCATCTCGACACGGGGCGTCAGTACCCAGCGCCACCAGCATGGCTCCGCCTCGACGACGACCCGACCGCTTACGACCACCTTACTCCTGCCGAACTCGACGCCTTCCTCACCTGCGACCTCGGGAGCCTCGGCGTTCGGGAGTACGCACGGCTGTCCGGTCGGTCGCCCGGCACTATCGGGAACCTGCTGGCCGACGCCCGAGAGAAGACGGAGGGCCGCCGATGA